From a region of the Candidatus Brocadia sp. genome:
- a CDS encoding flagellar biosynthesis anti-sigma factor FlgM, translated as MTIKDVSDASLHTRGVNLNYIEENQLRIKSNKEHQSEENKDDSIYISQEARKLEQTITDLKKLANEIPEVRHEKMEEIKQKIKEDFYDRPEVILQTAEKIMDVFGTKK; from the coding sequence ATGACAATAAAAGATGTTTCTGATGCTTCTCTGCATACCAGAGGCGTTAATTTAAATTATATTGAGGAAAATCAATTGCGAATAAAGAGTAATAAGGAACATCAATCTGAAGAAAATAAAGATGATTCTATCTATATTTCCCAGGAAGCAAGAAAATTGGAACAGACGATTACTGATCTTAAAAAACTTGCGAACGAGATACCTGAGGTAAGGCATGAAAAGATGGAGGAAATTAAACAAAAAATAAAAGAAGATTTTTATGACAGGCCTGAAGTGATTTTGCAGACAGCTGAAAAAATCATGGATGTTTTTGGTACTAAGAAGTGA
- a CDS encoding transposase translates to MVSSFGKVIDKVRNAEYQKASKKDKDVIKGSKYLLLKNKRNIRRKKHREHLKQLLSLNETINTVLILKDKLKHIWTYTSRTWARKAIDEWSLLAKTLNYSVVNKFANMFTKYSYGILNHCDYKIHTSKLEGVNNKIKVIKRKAYGFHDERYFSLKIIQAFANYLGEEPYFSKCLISIDIFRSVFPIRFP, encoded by the coding sequence GTGGTTTCAAGTTTTGGTAAAGTTATTGACAAGGTGAGAAATGCTGAATATCAAAAAGCATCGAAGAAGGATAAGGACGTCATCAAGGGTTCAAAATATCTTTTGTTAAAAAATAAACGAAATATTCGCAGGAAAAAACACCGAGAACATCTCAAGCAGCTCTTGTCGCTTAATGAAACCATAAATACCGTTCTGATTCTTAAAGATAAACTCAAACATATTTGGACCTATACCTCACGGACGTGGGCGAGAAAAGCCATTGATGAATGGAGCCTCTTAGCGAAAACGCTCAACTATTCCGTCGTGAATAAATTTGCAAATATGTTTACAAAATACAGCTACGGAATCTTGAATCACTGCGACTATAAAATTCATACCAGTAAACTCGAAGGGGTTAATAATAAGATCAAAGTTATCAAAAGAAAAGCTTATGGGTTTCATGACGAACGGTACTTTTCATTAAAAATTATACAAGCTTTTGCAAACTACTTGGGAGAAGAACCTTATTTTTCAAAGTGTCTAATTTCCATTGACATATTCCGTTCCGTCTTCCCGATACGATTCCCGTAA